In Pseudophryne corroboree isolate aPseCor3 chromosome 7, aPseCor3.hap2, whole genome shotgun sequence, a single window of DNA contains:
- the LOC134944592 gene encoding uncharacterized protein LOC134944592: MELTNGNVFGISDDDMITYLSHTDTHLYQPLKRPVDQGLRRREPHGLECANGSDVEMIQKSYPTYSESPKSQNSYSPNRPCVETNFEKYMRGEQWRPMPSQESESPAEFSIDTFDENLFNMDQNGYCCILTDDEMIEEADRRTSTPDTTTHSTDDKENQHRHLPNRHLRLADSKPLIMNQVYSTMDPRSRVSGVPRTTHWVNEKPKHRGVKRKLEYNDKTVPKRRRLTAVQEVPISCNINKFKMLPDQNDDDEQMNCVSAKTVDTEIAKGKRVNRLSKKYKIRHTKENRVIITSVIQNDPIIIPDTPVEPIIIPDTPVETIIIPDTQVDPIILPDTQVDPVINTDVVYDLLQDAQPLYISDVEAVDNHECVDISDVPNKEVRASVVESRSAATDDVVAGPSGIDDRQQQRPLRLRTMDVNDDCPLGVGSTGMGGNRQNATCKPTRAEIASKASELKYNALIGSIWRETAYTNHASTGLLTQLSEIMHSGKRDQRALNKLIKRYLGIAVERSNLVRETCDFLEDNSFGKKTSK, from the exons ATGGAG ctAACAAACGGCAATGTTTTCGGAATATCTGATGATGACATGATCACGTATCTTTCGCATACTGATACACATCTTTATCAACCGCTAAAAC GTCCTGTCGATCAAGGACTGAGAAGAAGAGAGCCACATGGGTTAGAGTGTGCTAATGGTTCTGATGTTGAAATGATTCAGAAGTCCTATCCGACGTACTCGGAGTCACCGAAATCGCAAAATAGCT ATAGTCCAAACCGACCATGCGTGGAAACGAACTTTGAAAAGTATATGCGCGGTGAGCAATGGCGACCGATGCCGTCACAGGAGTCGGAATCTCCAGCTGAGTTTTCTATCGATA catTCGATGAAAATTTATTTAACATGGATCAGAACGGCTATTGTTGCATATTGACGGATGATGAGATGATCGAAGAAGCAGACCGACGTACAAGCACACCCGATACAACGACGCACAGCACCGATGACAAAGAGAATCAACACAGACATCTGCCGAACAGACATTTACGCCTGGCTGATTCTAAGCCATTGATAATGAATCAAGTGTACAGTACAATGGACCCAAGAAGTCGTGTGAGTGGCGTTCCGCGCACTACGCATTGGGTGAATGAAAAACCTAAACATCGAGGTGTGAAGAGGAAATTGGAATATAATGACAAAACTGTGCCTAAAAGAAGGAGATTGACTGCAGTACAAGAGGTGCCAATTAGCTGCAACATCAACAAATTCAAGATGTTGCCCGATCAGAATGACGATGATGAACAAATGAACTGTGTTAGTGCTAAAACTGTTGACACAGAGATTGCAAAAGGTAAGAGGGTCAATAGGCTCTCAAAAAAGTACAAGATCAGACATACAAAAGAAAATAGGGTTATAATAACATCAGTCATTCAGAATGATCCCATTATAATACCAGATACACCGGTTGAACCCATTATAATACCAGATACACCGGTTGAAACCATTATAATTCCAGACACACAGGTTGACCCCATTATATTACCAGATACGCAGGTTGACCCCGTTATAAATACAGATGTCGTTTATGATTTACTTCAAGACGCACAGCCACTTTATATATCTGACGTAGAGGCTGTGGATAATCATGAATGTGTTGATATTTCAGATGTTCCAAACAAAGAGGTTAGAGCATCTGTGGTTGAGTCACGTTCTGCAGCGACGGACGATGTTGTTGCCGGTCCATCGGGTATTGATGATAGACAACAACAACGGCCGCTGCGCCTGAGAACAATGGATGTTAATGACGACTGTCCATTAGGCGTAGGTTCAACAGGTATGGGTGGTAATCGACAAAATGCTACATGCAAACCCACAAGGGCAGAGATTGCTAGTAAAGCAtctgaattaaaatataatgcTTTGATAGGGTCTATTTGGAGAGAGACAGCTTACACAAACCATGCGTCTACAGGACTGTTAACACAACTATCAGAAATAATGCACAGCGGCAAACGGGACCAGCGAGCGCTTAATAAACTTATTAAACGCTATCTGGGGATCGCTGTAGAACGGAGCAATCTAGTCAGGGAAACATGTGATTTCCTAGAGGACAACTCATTCGGTAAAAAAACATCGAAATGA